A DNA window from Haloactinospora alba contains the following coding sequences:
- a CDS encoding IclR family transcriptional regulator codes for MTHSLGTTAGDTRAESPGTRSQTLERGIQALEALRAAGRPMSVAELARSLNVHRSIVYRIVRTLEDHRLLSRTTDGAYELGVGLPMLARGVSHGLQSAALPTLSSLAENTGMTAFLVIPSGEEAVTLATVEPRQSVAHVTYAPGMRHPLDRGAPGLAVLAAFPPNDSERPEVGEVRARGWAYSRSEVLPGMSSVAAPVATSTGVAAIAVIYLEGTDDGGTNRQDLGERVRAAAAEVTADLP; via the coding sequence TTGACGCATAGCCTCGGCACAACCGCCGGAGACACACGCGCCGAATCCCCCGGCACCCGTTCCCAGACCCTGGAACGCGGTATCCAGGCGCTGGAGGCGCTACGGGCGGCCGGCCGGCCGATGAGTGTCGCCGAGCTGGCCCGGAGCCTGAACGTCCACCGCTCGATCGTCTACCGGATCGTGCGGACGCTGGAGGACCACCGGCTGCTCAGCCGCACCACCGACGGCGCCTACGAACTGGGAGTGGGGCTCCCCATGCTGGCGCGCGGAGTCTCGCACGGCCTGCAGTCCGCGGCCCTGCCCACCCTGTCCTCGCTTGCCGAGAACACCGGGATGACGGCTTTCCTCGTGATCCCCAGCGGGGAGGAGGCCGTCACCCTCGCCACGGTGGAGCCGCGGCAGTCCGTGGCGCACGTGACCTACGCTCCGGGGATGCGCCACCCCCTGGACCGGGGAGCGCCGGGGTTGGCGGTCCTGGCCGCCTTCCCTCCCAACGACAGCGAGCGCCCCGAGGTCGGCGAGGTGCGGGCGCGCGGATGGGCCTACTCCCGCAGCGAGGTACTTCCCGGCATGTCGTCGGTGGCGGCTCCCGTCGCCACCTCCACAGGGGTTGCCGCGATCGCGGTCATCTACCTGGAGGGTACGGACGACGGGGGGACGAACCGGCAGGACCTGGGGGAGCGCGTTCGCGCGGCCGCCGCGGAGGTCACCGCCGACCTCCCCTAG